A section of the Pimelobacter simplex genome encodes:
- a CDS encoding IS481 family transposase: MSHGSARLTVHGRRLIVQRHQAGWKQAHIAAAMGVSRKCVKTWIDRYTAEGEDGLATRSSRPHSMPTKTSNEVEQKVLTARAEHRDGPDVLGAKVGVPARTVSRILRRHHVPYLRELDPITGEVIRSSKQTATRYERERPGELVHMDVKKLGKIPAGGGWKAHGRGAGSIMRDRNTKVGFDFVHSLVDDHSRLAYSEVLPDEKGPTCAAFLERAIDYFAAHGITRIERLMTDNAWAYRWSLRAVCAEHDIKQRFIKPHCPWQNGKVERLNRTLTTEWAYRRAFASNDERVAALAPWLEHYNTERRHSALGGKPPISRLLPT, encoded by the coding sequence GTGTCCCACGGTAGTGCCCGGCTGACCGTTCACGGTCGGCGCCTGATCGTCCAACGCCACCAAGCAGGCTGGAAACAAGCCCACATCGCTGCGGCGATGGGCGTGTCCCGCAAGTGCGTGAAGACCTGGATCGACCGCTACACCGCCGAAGGCGAAGACGGCCTGGCCACCCGCTCCTCACGCCCCCACTCGATGCCCACCAAGACCAGCAACGAGGTCGAGCAGAAGGTTCTCACCGCGCGTGCCGAGCATCGCGACGGACCCGATGTCCTCGGAGCGAAGGTCGGCGTTCCTGCCCGCACAGTGTCGCGGATCCTGCGCCGCCACCACGTGCCCTACCTTCGCGAGCTGGATCCGATCACCGGCGAGGTGATCCGATCCTCGAAGCAGACCGCGACCCGCTACGAGCGAGAGCGGCCTGGCGAGCTGGTCCACATGGATGTCAAGAAGCTCGGCAAGATCCCCGCCGGCGGCGGCTGGAAGGCTCACGGCCGCGGAGCCGGGTCGATCATGCGCGATCGCAACACCAAGGTCGGGTTCGACTTCGTTCACTCACTCGTCGACGACCACTCCCGCCTGGCCTACAGCGAGGTGCTGCCTGACGAGAAGGGCCCGACCTGCGCCGCGTTCCTCGAGCGCGCGATCGACTACTTCGCAGCCCATGGCATCACCCGGATCGAGCGTCTGATGACAGACAACGCCTGGGCCTACCGATGGTCGCTACGTGCCGTATGCGCCGAGCACGACATCAAGCAGAGGTTCATCAAGCCGCACTGTCCCTGGCAGAACGGGAAGGTGGAGCGCCTCAACCGGACCCTGACCACCGAGTGGGCCTACCGTCGCGCCTTCGCCAGCAACGACGAGCGAGTAGCCGCCCTTGCGCCCTGGCTCGAGCACTACAACACTGAACGCCGCCACAGCGCACTCGGAGGTAAGCCGCCGATCAGCCGGCTGCTACCAACCTGA
- a CDS encoding dipeptidase, translating to MAEDVVTQEQAGGARRVGLAALVALAVVGVALAIPTSGAGGGAVTLAMANEQAKSERGVPHDDALLPPHDHNDPATKNDVSRGLAVGDEAVDPTSAAERRSAEKYVASQRALPDPRLTTVRAYQPRTAVPADRYAMAGGCYTLSTPAGRYGTYYFKATRLGGYLLHTPQGELTLQRNGSVAVAAKPSAQADWTVTKTARGFVLAIGARGLVAQAGGALGSGTTGTPFRLALARSCPAYPEAGIDVTGDPFAGVTSYQEVRGFVDAHTHGMAFEFLGGKVHCGRPWHEYGAPYALDDCADHKITGGKGALLESVLSGKASHDPVGWPTFKDWPAPESLTHEGTYYRWLERAWRGGQRLFVNLLVENNKLCQLYPLKRNSCDDMTSIRLQAADMVKMQSYIDAQFGGPGKGFYRIVKDPFEARRVINGGKMAVIMGIETSIPFGCTYKKVLGRDQPACTPGEIDANLDEMQRLGVRQMELVNKFDNALAGVAGDAGAIGPLVNAANFLETGSFWAMEHCDPADGESADNAQITIPDITAGQQDALFGALGKVLGILPALPLYPQPAHCNKRGLTELGVHTIEGMARRKMVFDPDHLSVKARAASMDVIEDLRYPGVISSHSWSTPDTYPRIYKAGGFITPYAGDSTGFVAKWRRHLGWADSRYYFGFGFGADINGLGAQGNPRGKDVPNPVKYPFTGLGGVRIDKQKAGQRTWDINTDGVAQYGLYPDWVEDLRKVADAQRRGDGAKIVDDMARGAEAYLQMWERTYGVRADSCRNPALRMSKAKAQRLAKRMVRTRMSTRDVMARVGQPYERLGTKFVFCAKSKQKAKVKVVVRFGAAGKVKAVRFR from the coding sequence GTGGCTGAGGACGTCGTGACGCAGGAGCAGGCGGGCGGGGCCCGCCGGGTCGGGCTCGCCGCGCTGGTGGCGCTGGCGGTCGTGGGGGTCGCCCTCGCGATCCCGACGAGCGGAGCCGGTGGCGGGGCGGTGACCCTGGCGATGGCCAACGAGCAGGCCAAGTCGGAGCGCGGGGTCCCGCACGACGACGCGCTCCTGCCGCCGCACGACCACAACGACCCGGCCACCAAGAACGACGTCTCCCGCGGCCTCGCCGTCGGCGACGAGGCGGTCGACCCGACCAGCGCGGCCGAGCGCCGCTCGGCGGAGAAGTACGTCGCCTCCCAGCGCGCCCTCCCCGACCCGCGGCTGACCACGGTCCGGGCCTACCAGCCGCGCACCGCCGTGCCCGCCGACCGCTACGCGATGGCCGGCGGCTGCTACACGCTGAGCACGCCGGCCGGCCGCTACGGCACCTACTACTTCAAGGCGACCCGGCTCGGCGGCTACCTGCTGCACACCCCGCAGGGCGAGCTCACGCTCCAGCGCAACGGCTCCGTCGCGGTCGCGGCCAAGCCGAGCGCCCAGGCCGACTGGACCGTCACCAAGACCGCGCGCGGCTTCGTGCTCGCGATCGGCGCCCGGGGGCTCGTCGCCCAGGCCGGCGGCGCGCTCGGCTCGGGGACCACCGGCACGCCGTTCCGGCTGGCGCTGGCGCGCAGCTGCCCGGCGTACCCGGAGGCGGGGATCGACGTGACGGGCGACCCGTTCGCGGGCGTGACGTCGTACCAGGAGGTGCGCGGGTTCGTCGACGCGCACACCCACGGCATGGCCTTCGAGTTCCTCGGCGGCAAGGTGCACTGCGGCCGGCCCTGGCACGAGTACGGCGCGCCGTACGCGCTCGACGACTGCGCCGACCACAAGATCACCGGCGGCAAGGGCGCGCTGCTCGAGTCGGTGCTCTCCGGCAAGGCCTCGCACGACCCGGTCGGCTGGCCGACCTTCAAGGACTGGCCGGCGCCGGAGTCGCTGACCCACGAGGGCACCTACTACCGCTGGCTCGAGCGGGCCTGGCGCGGCGGCCAGCGGCTGTTCGTCAACCTGCTCGTCGAGAACAACAAGCTCTGCCAGCTCTACCCGCTCAAGCGGAACTCCTGCGACGACATGACGTCCATCCGGCTCCAGGCCGCGGACATGGTGAAGATGCAGAGCTATATCGACGCCCAGTTCGGCGGCCCCGGCAAGGGCTTCTACCGGATCGTGAAGGACCCCTTCGAGGCCCGGCGCGTGATCAACGGCGGCAAGATGGCCGTGATCATGGGCATCGAGACCTCGATCCCGTTCGGCTGCACCTACAAGAAGGTGCTCGGGCGCGACCAGCCGGCCTGCACGCCGGGCGAGATCGACGCCAACCTCGACGAGATGCAGCGGCTCGGCGTCCGGCAGATGGAGCTGGTCAACAAGTTCGACAACGCCCTGGCCGGCGTCGCCGGTGACGCGGGCGCGATCGGGCCGCTCGTCAACGCCGCCAACTTCCTCGAGACCGGCTCGTTCTGGGCGATGGAGCACTGCGATCCCGCCGACGGCGAGTCCGCGGACAACGCCCAGATCACCATCCCCGACATCACCGCCGGCCAGCAGGACGCGCTCTTCGGGGCGCTCGGCAAGGTGCTCGGCATCCTGCCCGCGCTGCCGCTGTACCCGCAGCCCGCGCACTGCAACAAGCGCGGCCTGACCGAGCTCGGCGTGCACACGATCGAGGGGATGGCCCGGCGCAAGATGGTCTTCGACCCCGACCACCTCTCGGTCAAGGCCCGCGCCGCGTCGATGGACGTCATCGAGGACCTGCGCTACCCCGGTGTGATCTCCAGCCACTCCTGGTCGACGCCGGACACGTACCCGCGGATCTACAAGGCGGGCGGCTTCATCACGCCGTACGCCGGGGACTCGACCGGGTTCGTCGCCAAGTGGCGCCGGCACCTGGGCTGGGCCGACTCGCGCTACTACTTCGGCTTCGGGTTCGGTGCCGACATCAACGGCCTCGGCGCCCAGGGCAACCCGCGCGGCAAGGACGTGCCCAACCCGGTGAAGTACCCCTTCACCGGTCTGGGCGGCGTCCGGATCGACAAGCAGAAGGCCGGTCAGCGCACCTGGGACATCAACACCGACGGCGTCGCGCAGTACGGCCTCTATCCCGACTGGGTCGAGGACCTGCGCAAGGTCGCCGACGCCCAGCGCCGCGGCGACGGCGCCAAGATCGTCGACGACATGGCGCGCGGTGCCGAGGCCTACCTGCAGATGTGGGAGCGCACCTACGGCGTCCGCGCCGACTCGTGCCGCAACCCCGCGCTGCGGATGTCCAAGGCCAAGGCGCAGCGTCTCGCGAAGCGGATGGTGCGCACCCGGATGAGCACGCGTGATGTGATGGCGCGCGTCGGTCAGCCGTACGAGCGCCTCGGCACGAAGTTCGTCTTCTGCGCCAAGTCCAAGCAGAAGGCGAAGGTCAAGGTCGTCGTCCGCTTCGGCGCCGCCGGGAAGGTCAAGGCCGTCCGGTTCCGGTGA
- a CDS encoding MFS transporter codes for MLLVSVDNTVLAFALPQISLSLAPGATQVLWMVDIYPLVLAGLLVPMGALADRYGRRRMLFIGSVGFALVSVAAAFAPTGEALVAARAGLGVFGAMLMPSTLSLLRSIFTDRAQRRTAIAIWAAGFASGSALGPIVGGFLLAHFWWGSVFLMAVPVLVLFLVLAPLLLPESRDPDGHPLDPWSAVLVLVAMLALVFGIKTAAKGGALGLGLAALAVGLVVIVVFVRRQLRLAHPMIDVRLFATGAFSGAVLVNLLSVFSLIGFLFFVSQQLQLVHGYAPMDAGLALLPGVLAMIVAGLSVVPIVQRVRPVVVVCGALLASGAGYATIALGDGTVGVTTIMVSFALLAAGVGAAETVSNDLIVSAVPEARAGAASAISETAYEVGTVLGTAILGTILTNAYSDRVVLPDGLTAAQAATARDTLAGATQVATELPARTAEALLASAHHAFGSGVATTSLLGVVLSGVAVLLAARTLRHAR; via the coding sequence GTGCTGCTGGTGTCGGTCGACAACACGGTGCTGGCGTTCGCGCTGCCGCAGATCTCGCTCTCCCTCGCGCCCGGGGCGACCCAGGTGCTGTGGATGGTCGACATCTACCCGCTGGTCCTCGCCGGCCTGCTGGTGCCGATGGGTGCGCTCGCCGACCGCTACGGACGGCGCCGGATGCTCTTCATCGGCAGCGTCGGCTTCGCCCTGGTGTCGGTCGCCGCCGCGTTCGCGCCGACCGGCGAGGCGCTGGTCGCGGCGCGGGCCGGGCTGGGGGTCTTCGGCGCGATGCTGATGCCCTCGACGCTCTCGCTCCTGCGCAGCATCTTCACCGACCGGGCGCAGCGTCGTACGGCGATCGCGATCTGGGCGGCGGGCTTCGCCTCCGGCTCCGCGCTCGGCCCGATCGTCGGCGGCTTCCTGCTCGCGCACTTCTGGTGGGGCTCGGTGTTCCTGATGGCGGTGCCGGTGCTCGTGCTGTTCCTGGTGCTGGCGCCCTTGCTGCTGCCCGAGTCGCGCGACCCCGACGGGCACCCGCTCGACCCGTGGTCGGCGGTGCTGGTGCTGGTCGCGATGCTCGCCCTCGTCTTCGGCATCAAGACCGCCGCCAAGGGCGGTGCGCTGGGGCTCGGCCTCGCCGCGCTCGCGGTGGGCCTGGTGGTGATCGTGGTCTTCGTGCGCCGCCAGCTGCGGCTCGCGCACCCGATGATCGACGTGCGGCTGTTCGCGACGGGCGCGTTCAGCGGCGCGGTGCTGGTCAACCTGCTGTCGGTGTTCTCGCTGATCGGGTTCCTGTTCTTCGTCTCCCAGCAGCTCCAGCTCGTCCACGGCTACGCGCCGATGGACGCCGGGCTCGCGCTGCTGCCGGGCGTGCTCGCGATGATCGTGGCCGGGCTGAGCGTCGTACCGATCGTCCAGCGGGTGCGGCCGGTGGTGGTCGTGTGCGGGGCGCTGCTGGCCTCGGGCGCCGGCTACGCCACCATCGCGCTCGGTGACGGGACGGTCGGCGTCACCACGATCATGGTCTCCTTCGCGCTGCTGGCCGCCGGGGTCGGCGCGGCCGAGACCGTGTCGAACGACCTCATCGTCTCGGCGGTGCCCGAGGCCCGGGCCGGGGCGGCCTCGGCGATCTCCGAGACCGCCTACGAGGTCGGGACCGTGCTCGGCACCGCGATCCTCGGCACGATCCTGACCAACGCCTACTCCGACCGGGTGGTGCTCCCCGACGGGCTCACCGCGGCCCAGGCGGCGACCGCCCGCGACACCCTCGCCGGCGCCACCCAGGTCGCGACCGAGCTGCCGGCCCGGACCGCCGAGGCCCTGCTCGCCTCGGCGCACCACGCCTTCGGGTCGGGCGTCGCGACGACCTCGCTCCTCGGTGTCGTCCTCAGCGGGGTGGCCGTGCTGCTGGCGGCACGGACCCTGCGCCACGCCCGCTAG
- a CDS encoding (Fe-S)-binding protein yields MQTLAIVVSLAVSVVAVALTARAVLAMLGVIKRGQPAPGRTGNPVGRTLTMVKETFGHTRMLQWTWVGILHWFAFAAFLFLSTAVAAAFIQLFDAEWTIPIIGKWVVYEWVAELLGLLGTLAIIPLIYYRLTHLPSKLGRQSRFFGSTMWQAFFVEAMVLLESSAILFIRGAEYNLAQAHGGEHAEHATGAHFPISQYFGNLYPTGHDSIGSLENIIYFIAMVKIVSAMVWLIVISTNLTMGVAWHRFTAWFNIWFKREESGRTALGAVKPLTSGGKAITLDDVDDLDEDAILGVGGIWDFSWKDILDFTTCTECGRCQSQCPAWNTEKPLSPKLMMMALREEAYAVAGGAEQRTLVGKADVDAGEWFYNPEGGDFVIDEDALWACTNCGACVQQCPVDIEHVDHFVDMRRYQVLVESNFPSELNGLFKGLENKGNPWNMSPTVRLDWAKDLPFEVKVVGDQIEDLESVDWLFWVGCAGAYEDRAKKTTRAVAELLDLAGVSFGVLGNGETCTGDSARRAGNEFVFQGLAQQNIATLTEAKAKKVVSTCPHCMNTLKNEYRDLGIELEVIHHTQLLNRLVREGKLTPVASGAGAHDRKITYHDPCFLGRHNQVYTPPRDLLQILPGAELAEMERNSERSFCCGAGGARMWMEETIGERINLNRTAEAVGTGADQVAVGCPFCRVMLSDGLTKMQADGEAREEVEVLDVAQMLLASVKGEQATKLLPGEGAPLQPKAAAPAAAAAAPAAAPPAAALPAEAAAPAAAAVEEAPAEPSAPASAGAAGGSGGGGLFDDPGSMFDTPAAAPAAPAAAEKKAEPAAGGSLFDDPGSMFDTPAPAAPAATPAPAAPAAEKPADSGSASGSLFDDGGSLFDTPAPTPAPAPAAPAAAEPAAETKSVDLGSGGSLFDLATPEPEPTPAPAPAAEAPAAPAEPAAPAAPAVDLNAGGSLFDLAAPEPAPAAAPVAAEPESTPEPEPTPEPEPAPVAEAAPAPTAPATAPATAPATDVDLNAMGSLFDLAAPEPAPAAAPVAAEPEPTPEPEPTPEPEPETQPEPETQPEPETQPEPEPEPEPESEAPAAPTSSGATHQPRTDADINEAGSLFDL; encoded by the coding sequence ATGCAGACCCTTGCGATCGTCGTCTCCCTGGCCGTCTCGGTCGTTGCCGTCGCCCTGACGGCACGCGCCGTCCTGGCGATGCTCGGGGTGATCAAGCGGGGGCAGCCGGCGCCCGGGCGTACCGGCAACCCCGTGGGGCGCACGCTGACCATGGTCAAGGAGACCTTCGGGCACACCCGGATGCTCCAGTGGACGTGGGTCGGCATCCTGCACTGGTTCGCCTTCGCGGCGTTCCTCTTCCTCTCCACGGCGGTCGCCGCGGCGTTCATCCAGCTCTTCGACGCCGAGTGGACGATCCCGATCATCGGCAAGTGGGTCGTCTACGAGTGGGTCGCCGAGCTGCTCGGCCTGCTCGGCACGCTCGCGATCATCCCGCTGATCTACTACCGCCTCACGCACCTGCCCTCGAAGCTGGGCCGCCAGAGCCGCTTCTTCGGCTCCACCATGTGGCAGGCCTTCTTCGTCGAGGCGATGGTGCTGCTCGAGAGCTCCGCGATCCTCTTCATCCGCGGCGCGGAGTACAACCTGGCCCAGGCCCACGGCGGCGAGCACGCCGAGCACGCGACCGGCGCGCACTTCCCGATCTCGCAGTACTTCGGCAACCTCTACCCGACCGGGCACGACTCGATCGGCTCGCTCGAGAACATCATCTACTTCATCGCGATGGTCAAGATCGTCTCCGCGATGGTCTGGCTGATCGTGATCTCGACCAACCTGACCATGGGTGTGGCCTGGCACCGGTTCACCGCCTGGTTCAACATCTGGTTCAAGCGCGAGGAGTCCGGCCGCACGGCCCTCGGCGCGGTCAAGCCGCTCACCTCCGGCGGCAAGGCGATCACCCTCGACGACGTCGACGACCTCGACGAGGACGCCATCCTCGGCGTCGGCGGGATCTGGGACTTCTCCTGGAAGGACATCCTCGACTTCACGACCTGCACCGAGTGCGGTCGCTGCCAGTCGCAGTGCCCGGCCTGGAACACCGAGAAGCCCCTCTCGCCCAAGCTGATGATGATGGCCCTGCGCGAGGAGGCGTACGCCGTCGCCGGCGGCGCCGAGCAGCGCACCCTCGTCGGCAAGGCCGATGTCGACGCGGGCGAGTGGTTCTACAACCCCGAGGGCGGCGACTTCGTCATCGACGAGGACGCCCTGTGGGCCTGCACCAACTGCGGTGCCTGCGTCCAGCAGTGCCCCGTCGACATCGAGCACGTCGACCACTTCGTCGACATGCGCCGCTACCAGGTGCTCGTCGAGTCGAACTTCCCCTCTGAGCTCAACGGCCTCTTCAAGGGCCTGGAGAACAAGGGCAACCCGTGGAACATGTCGCCCACGGTCCGCCTCGACTGGGCCAAGGACCTGCCCTTCGAGGTCAAGGTCGTCGGCGACCAGATCGAGGACCTCGAGTCCGTCGACTGGCTGTTCTGGGTCGGCTGCGCCGGTGCCTACGAGGACCGCGCGAAGAAGACCACCCGCGCCGTCGCCGAGCTGCTCGACCTCGCGGGCGTCTCGTTCGGCGTACTGGGTAATGGTGAGACGTGCACCGGCGACTCCGCGCGCCGCGCCGGCAACGAGTTCGTGTTCCAGGGCCTGGCCCAGCAGAACATCGCGACCCTGACCGAGGCCAAGGCCAAGAAGGTCGTCTCCACCTGCCCGCACTGCATGAACACGCTCAAGAACGAGTACCGCGACCTCGGCATCGAGCTCGAGGTCATCCACCACACCCAGCTGCTCAACCGTCTCGTCCGCGAGGGCAAGCTGACCCCCGTGGCGTCCGGTGCCGGCGCGCACGACCGCAAGATCACGTACCACGACCCCTGCTTCCTGGGCCGTCACAACCAGGTCTACACCCCGCCGCGCGACCTCCTGCAGATCCTCCCGGGCGCCGAGCTCGCCGAGATGGAGCGCAACTCCGAGCGGTCCTTCTGCTGCGGCGCCGGCGGCGCCCGCATGTGGATGGAGGAGACCATCGGCGAGCGGATCAACCTGAACCGCACCGCCGAGGCCGTCGGCACCGGCGCCGACCAGGTCGCCGTGGGCTGCCCGTTCTGCCGCGTGATGCTCTCCGACGGCCTGACCAAGATGCAGGCCGACGGTGAGGCCCGCGAGGAGGTCGAGGTCCTCGACGTCGCGCAGATGCTGCTGGCGTCGGTGAAGGGGGAGCAGGCGACCAAGCTGCTCCCGGGCGAAGGTGCCCCGCTGCAGCCGAAGGCGGCGGCTCCGGCTGCGGCCGCGGCTGCTCCTGCTGCGGCGCCGCCTGCTGCGGCGCTGCCTGCTGAGGCGGCTGCTCCGGCTGCTGCGGCGGTCGAGGAGGCTCCGGCTGAGCCGTCGGCTCCGGCGTCCGCTGGTGCTGCCGGCGGTAGCGGTGGCGGCGGGCTGTTCGACGACCCGGGCTCGATGTTCGACACCCCGGCCGCTGCCCCGGCTGCCCCGGCCGCTGCCGAGAAGAAGGCGGAGCCCGCCGCAGGCGGTTCGCTCTTCGACGACCCGGGCTCCATGTTCGACACCCCGGCCCCGGCGGCTCCGGCTGCGACTCCGGCCCCGGCGGCTCCGGCTGCCGAGAAGCCGGCCGACTCGGGCTCGGCCTCCGGTTCGCTGTTCGACGACGGCGGCTCGCTCTTCGACACCCCGGCACCCACTCCGGCCCCCGCTCCGGCGGCACCCGCTGCTGCGGAGCCGGCGGCCGAGACGAAGTCGGTGGATCTCGGTTCCGGTGGGTCGCTGTTCGACCTCGCCACCCCGGAGCCCGAGCCCACGCCCGCGCCTGCCCCCGCGGCCGAGGCCCCCGCTGCCCCGGCCGAGCCGGCGGCACCGGCGGCACCGGCGGTCGACCTGAACGCCGGTGGCTCGCTGTTCGACCTCGCCGCTCCGGAGCCCGCGCCGGCGGCGGCGCCCGTCGCCGCTGAGCCGGAGTCCACGCCCGAGCCCGAGCCCACGCCCGAGCCCGAGCCGGCCCCGGTCGCCGAGGCCGCGCCTGCGCCGACCGCTCCGGCGACCGCTCCGGCGACCGCTCCGGCGACCGACGTGGACCTCAACGCGATGGGTTCGCTGTTCGACCTCGCTGCTCCGGAGCCCGCTCCTGCTGCGGCGCCCGTCGCTGCCGAGCCGGAGCCCACGCCGGAGCCCGAGCCCACGCCGGAGCCTGAGCCCGAGACCCAGCCGGAGCCCGAGACCCAGCCGGAGCCCGAGACCCAGCCGGAGCCCGAGCCGGAGCCCGAGCCGGAGTCCGAGGCCCCCGCGGCCCCGACGTCCTCCGGTGCGACCCACCAGCCCCGGACCGACGCCGACATCAACGAGGCAGGCTCGCTCTTCGACCTCTGA
- a CDS encoding AMP-binding protein has product MTELSYAAGETTTPLLEETIGANLERTVARWPDREALVEVASGRRWTWREFDAVVDEVARGLLGLGIEQGDRVGMWAPNCAEWTIVQFAAAKAGAVLVNVNPSYRTHEFAYAVNQSGLRLLLAATSFKTSDYRGMVDEVTGKGEVPGLERTLYVDSDDWQALLEAGRGLPADALAERQRALSPDDAINIQYTSGTTGFPKGATLSHRNILNNGFFVTELIGFTEQDRLCIPVPFYHCFGMVMANLGCVTHGATMVIPAPGFDPAITLQAVQDEKCTGVYGVPTMFIAMQNTPGFADFDLSSLRTGIMAGSICPVEVMKRCINEMHMAEVSIAYGMTETSPVSCQTRADDDLDRRTATIGRAAPHVEIKIVDPVTGETVPRGEPGEFCTRGYSVMLGYWTDPDKTAEAIDADGWMHTGDLAVMREDGYANIVGRIKDMVIRGGENIYPREIEEFLYTHPDVEDVQVVGVPDQKYGEELCAWIRVRPGAAPLDAAAVKEFATGKLAHYKIPRYVMLVDEFPMTVTGKIRKIEMRERSTEILGLG; this is encoded by the coding sequence ATGACCGAGCTGTCGTACGCCGCGGGCGAGACCACCACGCCCCTCCTCGAGGAGACCATCGGAGCCAACCTCGAGCGGACGGTCGCTCGGTGGCCGGACCGTGAGGCGCTGGTGGAGGTGGCGAGCGGGCGCCGGTGGACGTGGCGGGAGTTCGACGCCGTCGTTGACGAGGTGGCGCGGGGGTTGCTGGGGCTCGGGATCGAGCAGGGCGACCGGGTCGGGATGTGGGCGCCCAACTGTGCCGAGTGGACGATCGTGCAGTTCGCGGCGGCCAAGGCGGGGGCGGTGCTGGTCAACGTCAACCCGTCGTACCGCACCCACGAGTTCGCGTACGCCGTGAACCAGTCCGGTCTGCGCCTGCTGCTGGCCGCGACGAGCTTCAAGACCAGTGACTACCGGGGCATGGTCGACGAGGTCACCGGCAAGGGTGAGGTGCCCGGCCTCGAGCGCACGCTGTACGTCGACAGCGACGACTGGCAGGCCCTCCTCGAGGCCGGCCGGGGGCTCCCCGCCGACGCGCTCGCCGAGCGGCAGCGCGCGCTGAGCCCGGACGACGCGATCAACATCCAGTACACGAGTGGGACGACGGGCTTCCCCAAGGGCGCCACGCTCAGCCACCGCAACATCCTCAACAACGGCTTCTTCGTGACCGAGCTGATCGGCTTCACCGAGCAGGACCGGCTCTGCATCCCGGTGCCCTTCTACCACTGCTTCGGCATGGTGATGGCGAACCTCGGCTGCGTCACCCACGGCGCGACGATGGTGATCCCGGCGCCGGGCTTCGACCCGGCGATCACGCTGCAGGCGGTCCAGGACGAGAAGTGCACGGGGGTCTACGGCGTGCCGACGATGTTCATCGCGATGCAGAACACGCCGGGCTTCGCGGACTTCGACCTGTCCAGCCTGCGCACCGGGATCATGGCCGGCTCGATCTGCCCGGTCGAGGTGATGAAGCGCTGCATCAACGAGATGCACATGGCGGAGGTGTCGATCGCCTACGGGATGACCGAGACCAGCCCGGTCAGCTGCCAGACCCGTGCCGACGACGACCTCGACCGGCGTACGGCGACCATCGGGCGCGCCGCCCCGCACGTGGAGATCAAGATCGTCGACCCGGTGACGGGCGAGACCGTCCCGCGCGGGGAGCCGGGGGAGTTCTGCACCCGCGGCTACAGCGTGATGCTCGGCTACTGGACCGACCCGGACAAGACGGCCGAGGCGATCGACGCCGACGGCTGGATGCACACCGGTGACCTCGCGGTCATGCGCGAGGACGGCTACGCCAACATCGTGGGCCGGATCAAGGACATGGTCATCCGCGGCGGCGAGAACATCTACCCGCGCGAGATCGAGGAGTTCCTCTACACCCACCCCGACGTCGAGGACGTCCAGGTGGTCGGCGTCCCCGACCAGAAGTACGGCGAGGAGCTCTGCGCCTGGATCCGGGTCCGCCCCGGCGCCGCCCCGCTCGACGCCGCGGCGGTCAAGGAGTTCGCGACGGGCAAGCTCGCGCACTACAAGATCCCGCGCTACGTGATGCTGGTCGACGAGTTCCCGATGACGGTGACCGGCAAGATCCGCAAGATCGAGATGCGGGAGCGGTCCACGGAGATCCTCGGCCTGGGCTGA